The Pongo pygmaeus isolate AG05252 chromosome 7, NHGRI_mPonPyg2-v2.0_pri, whole genome shotgun sequence DNA segment GCTATCTCCATTCTCTGACCTGGGAACAACTCTGAGCGGGATTCCACATCTAGGAGGCCTCGGAACGGAGCGGGATTTTCTGAGACACACCAAATGGCTGCTCCCTTTGCACCGCTGATGAGGGTCGTTATCTTGATTATCCAGATCACCTAGAAAGTATCCGTATCCAGAATCCATAAGATCAACTCTCTGCTCCTCTGACAGCAGAAGGAGCATGACCACAATGAACCAAAGAGGGTGGAAGGAAACGATGTGAGACCAGAAAGCTCAGAGAACGGCCACAGGGGGTCGTAAGCAGGGCTTCCAACCTGAATCATGAATAATTAATGAAGCGCAAATCAAAGGGGAATCGAGTCTCAGCAGGTGCAATTTATCCAACGGGAGATCGCCGGAGGGCCAACAAGATTGAGAAACTGGGAGTCGGGTGCAGTGTCAAGGGGGACGCGACTGGTTCCAAAGCTCAAGAAGACCATGGGGTCACTTGGGCTACATGAGAAAACGCCCCAGTGTGCTGCTTCAGCATTCCGACTCCTGCCTGTCCCTTCCCATCCAAGGGACATGGACCCTAACTCCTGCAGGTGCAGATGACCATGGGCAGAATTAAGGGTCGTGGCACAAAAGTTCACCGACACGGGAGTTCCACAGGAGGTCCGGTGGATCTTCGCAAATCCAGAGAAATGGCAATGGGACCCAGGGAATTAGAGCCTCAGAGGCGTCCGGGAGACTTCTCAGGCATAATGCCTGGAGTGGCAAGACCAGCTGAAAAGGGAGCCAGGCACTGAAGGACAAAGCGGTGTTGACTTCCTTCATCTGTGTTCCCCAGTGCAGTCCAATTCACGGTGGTTTCCAAGCGCCTCCTGGAGGAGAAAACACATGAGGGTGTTGTCAGGGTTCTCTGCCGACAGACTTACggtggggaagaaagagaagctcTGAAGATGGATCATGGCCGTGACTGCATGTCAAGGAGAATCTCCTTGCTGACACTGAGGCCTACGTGGAGATATAGTAAATACGGTCCAATTAAAAGGTGTCTgttttaccacattttttaaaacaaaacaaaacaaaaaaaccaaaaagatggaaaagaagacAGGGGTACAGGCACCAGTGTTACATGTCTGACGGGGAACATCTATTCTTCAAAGCTTGCAGCTGTACACCTAGGTTTTAGAATGTCTGTCAGCAGTGGACATGATCTTAGAGTGGGCTGTGCAGACAGACCTTTCCGGGTCATGCGATTGGATTAAGTTAATGGTAATTAAGGTGCATGTAACTGATTAGGTTAGGGTACGTTCCACGTCAGGTGACCAGAGGCAGTATAAAAGGCAGCCTGGAAACAGAGGTCCCTCTCCGCCCCTTCCTCCGTCTTCCTGGATGCTGCATCGCTTCCAGCGGGGCTGCTCCAGCAGCTGCCCATCTCAGCGCCAGCCGGGGAAAGAAAGTAGACGGGTAATTTCAGGTTCGTTTCACTGAACAGTTGTTTGTTTCCCGCAATCCctgaggggtggggggaaaagagacaaaggagactgAAAGAAACCGATCACACAGGGGCTTGCTGATGGGGTAGGATGTGCTTGCTCTCGTTTCCAGTAATTCTTGGAAGAGAAAACGAGAAAACATTTCCGTCTCCATGGGTGGGATAAGACCAAGATGGGAATGCGAAAAGAAATGAACTGCAGCACGCTGAATGGGTGGGTAAATGGAAAAAGGACTTTGGAAAAAAAAGGGTGGTTTGCCCTTCAGCCGTGTAAGAAATCGATACGATATGGCACGTGTTCACTGTTTGTTTAGATGAATTCGTGTGGCATGTGTAAAATACCAGAACAATAAATAAAGAGGGGCTGGAGCGAAAGCCAGAAAGCTAGAACAGGAAAGACCATCACCTGCTATTGTGGTAGAGAGGAAGATAACTTCTCTCTATGAATTTGTGTTTGGAAGTCGCCTAATGAAATGGCAAGAGTAGCGATTCAAGTTGTGACGGGAAGCGTCCCTTATCCCTGATTTCAAACAGACCTGCCAAAGGGTGACATAGGCCATGCCCTGTGGCTTCGATCGTTCTGTCCGTCAGGGAGCTAGAATCATCGGGTCTTCTACCGGAGTGAATCGTGATAGACCTAAGTCCAGTCTCCAGAATCAGTTGTTTGTTTGGGGTTGAAAGCTCCACTCCCCATACCTAGGCCACGGGCCCTGTGGCAGGCGAGGTTTACTCTTGGGCTAGGTAATCATGGCAGAGGAACACACAATATCTGAGGATGCACAcagcacattgctttccacagatCTGACCGACTGGTGGTGAGGTCTGCTCATCACCGCACCGGCAAGGAGTTAGCTGGGGGCTTCCTGTGGGTGTGTGAATATCCAATGTGCTTAACCATcgacatgtgtgtgtttgtgtgtgtttcaggTGACCCAACAATCAACCCCTGAAAAAGGCGGTCATAAAACCCCCAGGGGATGAAGACGATGGCACGTCGTGACCCCAAAACCGGGGCAAACAGACTCGTGCGAGCCCAGACCCTCCAGAAGCAGCGGAGGGCCCCAGTTGGGCCAAGGGCTCCCCCGCCCGATGAAGAAGACCCCAGGGTAAGTCTAGCCCTGGATCTCTTGGGtatcggggtgggggtgggagcggGGGGAGGGGGTGTAACAGGGTCCTCAGATACTGGGTTGGATTCCAAAGAGTTCTGTCACCACCACCCAGGCTGCTTTTCCCGTCCAAGGTGGGCGTGGCTTGGGACCTCCTCCCCCGCCCCACAGGTCCCTTGAGAGACTCTTGGGAGCAACCTCCCTTTCTACTTAGAATCCTGTGTAGCCACGTTTGGCCGTGTTGTTGACATCGGGTTCACCATCGTGCCCCTTAGAACCTTGAGTCCTTCCTTTTACAGTTCCTCCGTCACATGGGCTTTGGGAGAGAACATCGTATCCGAACTCTCCCAGCACTTAACGGCCCCCATGCCGGTGTCCCCTCTTTAGAATCCTTATTCAGCTCTGAATTCACAGTCCGTGGCTTCAGCTCACTCACTGACATCACTTCCTTTCCACCCACAGCTCAAGTGCAAAAACTGCGGGGCCTTTGGCCACACGGCCAGAAGTACCAGGTGCCCCATGAAGTGCTGGAACGCAGCCCTGGTTCCACAGACCTttgggaaaaaggaagggaaggaaaacctGAAGCCGTGGAAGCCCCGGATTGAAGCGAAGCCGGGGCCCTTGAACAAGgataagggagagaaggaagagagaccaAGGTGAGCAGAGGGAGGGGTTTTCACCACTCTCAGGGTAGTGCCTCCTAAGGACATGGTGTCTCTGCACCTGCACAGCGTGTGCCTTTCCGTCTCTGGGCCAGGGAAGGAACGCTGCAGAGAAATAGACCGGAGCTCCGTTTCCTCCGGGGTTCCACACCCAGGAGCTCCTTTGGCTCTGGGAGATTCAGGGACGGGGAGAGGCGGGGGCGCTTCGTGCAGTTTCCCCACGACGGCGAGAAAAGCAATGGGATCCAAATCACAGTCCTTAGTTGGGAAACCTAGAGGGCCACCTGGAGGATGGAAAGGTTGGCACGTGAGGGAAGGGGCAGAGGCGGAAATGGCACCAGATGTCCATTTGTGTATCACAAAACACGGAATGGGACTGGGCCCCGGACAGGGTTCTCCCTGTCTCCTGGGGAAAACCAGGGGCCACGGCCTGacctttttctcttctgcaggCAACAAGACCCGCAGAGGAAGGCTCTCCTCCACATATTTTCCGGCAAACCTCCAGAGAAGCCGCTGCCAAATCGAAAAGGATCCACGGAATCTTCGGATTATCTGAGGGTGAGTGTCACCCTGGGCCCCTGGTCTTTTTCTCCTCTAGGTCACCCTGGTTGATTTCCTTTCAGCTTCCCATCTGCGGGAGGGAATCGGGGAACccctctttcttgccttctcGGGGTCGGGGACTCCACGATCCTTCCGGGTCAATTTGATTCCAGGCGAAGGCATCTGAAGATGCCGTATTTCCTGCTGCTTTCTTTCTGTCCAATTATGGCAAGCCTGCCAACAACATGTTCCCAGCGGCATGAGGAAATTAGTCCCTCGGAGGCCCCAAACACGGAGAAGGCTAAACTCAGGAACATGCATGTTTTCAGAGAAGACGTCCTGAGTACCCTTGAGCCACCAACCTGCCTTCAGAAGGGCATTAGTCCGTTCCACTTCATGGAAGGCTGAGTGGAGGTTCATGTGTCTTGTCCTGATCAGCACTCAGGTGGAGGGTCTGTCCCTACTTCCAAGGACCGCCTGTCGATACTGTCCTAAGAATTTCATGGCGTGTGCACCTTGTCTTTGGATGTGGTTGATTTTCATGTCGGCTCCACGCTGAGGAACTTCTAACCtgtgttgtttcctttctttcaggtTGCAAGCGGGCAAATGCCGGTCCACGCAACCAGTAAGAGGCCGCGCGTGGACCCTGTCCTCACCGATCGCTCAGCTACCCAAATGTCTGACAGGGGCTCCGCCTTGGCTTCACTGTCTCCCCTCAGAAAAGCCAGTCGGAGCTCCTCCTCAAGTCTTGGAGCAAAGGAAAGACAGACAGGGGCTGCGGCCGACATCCCTCAGCCTGCAGTGAGGCACCAGGGCCCCGAGCCTCTCCTCGTGGTGAAGCCGACACACAGCAGCCCTGAGGGTGGCTGCCGAGAAGTTCCCCAGGCCGCCTCCAAAACCCACGGCCTGCTCCAGGCCATCAGCCCCCAGGCACAAGACCAGCTTCCTGCGGTGACCTCACAGCCCTGCCCACCAGCCCCCACACAGGGCTTGGGCCTCGGCTCCAATCTCAGCTTCAGGCCAGGAGCCAAGAGACCTGCGCAGGCTCCGATTCAGGCTTGCCCGAACTTCCCCAAGAAACCGAGACTGGGTCGCTTCCAGATCCCCGAAAACGCCACCCAGGGAGTTGAGCTGGGGGCCCCGGAGaatctgcaacctccgccagcCGCAACGGAACTTGGACCAAGTAGGTCGCCCCAGATGGGCAGGAGGACACCCGCCCAGGTGCCCAGCGTCGACCGGCAGCCACCGCACAGCAGACCTTGCCTGCCTACCGCCCAGGCCTGCACCATGTCCCATCACCCAGCGGCCAGCTATGATCCGgcccagcctctcagagtgctctTCCGGAGACTGGAAAACGGATGCTGGAGCTCCAGCCTCCTGACAGCCCCCTCATTTCACTCTCCTGAGAAGCCGGGAGCCTTCCTCGCTCAGAGCCCTCGTGTCTCAGAGAAGTCCGAGGGTCCCTGTGTTCGTGTCCCACCGAGCGTCCTCTATGAGGACCTTCGGGTTTCCTCCTCCTCAGAGGACAGCGATTCTGACCTGGAGTGAGACTGCAGGTGGCAGGGGCTCCTTGGCCTCCAGCTCCCGTGACTTGGAGGGGACTGTGGGACTGAGGAGCGGTAGAGCACGGAGCAGACTCTGTGCGGTGACTCCGAAGCTCCCCGGCTGCGGCGCCTCTGTGGATGTGggagcccaggccaggcagggaGCAGATGCGGGGACTCTGCCTCCTTGAATTCTGGTGAGGGACATTGTAGTTCGCATGGGTATCCGGAAACGCGCCAGGAAAAGCTTCCGTGCCAGTGATTCGTTGCCTCAGAAACTGCCTGACGCGCAGGAGTCAGACTTCCGCTGGGACGTCAATAGGAAACTGGGGAACTACTGTGTATTTGCTCTCTAGATGACTGAATAAGGGAAAAGTTAGGGAACCCTGAGAGGTGCAGCCCTCCCGCTGTGCCCCGCCCTGAGAGCAGTGTTTCGGACGCTGTGAAGCGTGCTGTGCAAAGCGCTCTCGGGGTCTTTCCTCAGCCTCGAAAACTGGGCTCTGGAATGCCtttgtaaatatgtgtgtttcattggttttgaagtgaataaaattctcaaaaagaTGACATATTGTCTTTTGACTCTCATTCCGTGTTTGTGTTTAACTGATTTTCCAAgcgaaggggtggcctgcccctccacacctgtgggtgtttctagtcgggtgggatgagagacggagaaaagaagtaagacacagagacacagtatAGGGAAACAACAGTGGGTCCAGGGGACGGGCACTCAGCACACCGAGAACCTGCAgcggcaccggcctctgagttccctcagtttttattgattacgattctcattatttcagcaaaaaggaaggtagtaggagagcagggtgacaataaggagaaggtcaacaaaaaacatgtgagcaaaggaatctatATCATAATTAGGTCCAAGGGAAGGTACTCTGCCTGGacgtgcacgtaggccagatttatgtttctctccacccaaacatctcagcggagtaaagaatagcaaggcagcattactgcaaacatgtcttgCCTCCCGCCACAGGGCagcttttctcctatctcagagttgaacaaaggtacaatcgggttttacaccgagacacTCGGTTCCCACGGGcaagcaggagacagtggccttcctccatCTCAACTGCaggaggctttcctcttttactaatccacctcagcacagacccttaacgggtgtcaggctgggggacagtcaggtctttctcatcccacgaggccatatttcagactatcacatggggagaaaccttggacaataccctgctttcaagggcagaggtccctgcggctttccacggcattgtgcccctggtttattgagactagagagtggcaatgacttttaccaagtatactgcttgtgaACATTtggttaacaaggcacgtcctgcacagccctagatcccttaaaccttcaTTTCATACAACACaggtttttgtgagctccaagctggggcaaagcggctggggcaaagtgactggggcaaagctacaaattaacaacatctcagcaaagcaattgtttaaagtacaggtctttttcaaaatggagtctcttgtgtcttccctttctacatagacacagtgagagtctgatctctctttcttttccctacatccAAGGGCTTGAAAATTTCTTGACTTGTTAGCAACCCAAATCGTTATGTCTCCGAAACAGAGTTGACTGAGGGCACCGCAGGGCTGGGCGGGACCTTTGACTTCTTATCCATCCACAGGAGCAAGAAAACCTCAGCCCCACTCTACCGACACGCACCTAGTAAAATTCCGCCAACTGAATCTCACGCACGCTAACACGTGGGGAGGGTTGCTTGCACCACGAGTCCCCATTTGGCTCAACCGCCGATGCCAAATGTGTGGCCCCAGTTACGACGGCCCCCGTGAAGTGGCTTCCGGATGTGCGAACGAACCAGGCAGAGTTTCATTGGCCAAATAGACCCCAGCAAAGCTGAAGTTAACTCCCAGATTTGGGATGTCCTTCCGAGGTAAAACATTCATCCCGTCTTCTTTCCGGATATCTGACACCGGGACTTTCCATGGTTCTCCCCCTGATCCTAAGAGTAGCTGAGGTAGAGACTCACTGAAAGATCTAGGCAGGGATATCCCATCATGCACAGGCTATCTCCATTCTCTGACCTGGGAACAACTCTGAGCGGGATTCCACATCTAGGAGGCCTCGGAACGGAGCGGGATTTTCTGAGACACACCAAATGGCTGCTCCCTTTGCACCGCTGATGAGGGTCGTTATCTTGATTATCCAGATCACCTAGAAAGTATCCGTATCCAGAATCCATAAGATCAACTCTCTGCTCCTCTGACAGCAGAAGGAGCATGACCACAATGAACCAAAGAGGGTGGAAGGAAACGATGTGAGACCAGAAAGCTCAGAGAACGGCCACAGGGGGTCGTAAGCAGGGCTTCCAACCTGAATCATGAATAATTAATGAAGCGCAAATCAAAGGGGAATCGAGTCTCAGCAGGTGCAATTTATCCAACGGGAGATCGCCGGAGGGCCAACAAGATTGAGAAACTGGGAGTCGGGTGCAGTGTCAAGGGGGACGCGACTGGTTCCAAAGCTCAAGAAGACCATGGGGTCACTTGGGCTACATGAGAAAACGCCCCAGTGTGCTGCTTCAGCATTCCGACTCCTGCCTGTCCCTTCCCATCCAAGGGACATGGACCCTAACTCGTGCAGGTGCAGATGACCATGGGCAGAATTAAGGGTCGTGGCACAAAAGTTCACCGACACGGGAGTTCCACAGGAGGTCCGGTGGATCTTCGCAAATCCAGAGAAATGGCAATGGGACCCAGGGAATTAGAGCCTCAGAGGCGTCCGGGAGACTTCTCAGGCATAATGCCTGGAGTGGCAAGACCAGCTGAAAAGGGAGCCAGGCACTGAAGGACAAAGCGGTGTTGACTTTCTTCATCTGTGTTCCCCAGTGCAGTCCAATTCACGGTGGTTTCCAAGCGCCTCCTGGAGGAGAAAACACATGAGGGTGTTGTCAGGTTCTCTGCCGACAGACTTACggtggggaagaaagagaagctcTGAAGATGGATCATGGCCGTGACTGCATGTCAAGGAGAATCTCCTTGCTGACACTGAGGCCTACGTGGAGATATAGTAAATACGGTCCAATTAAAAGGTGTCTgttttaccacattttttaaaacaaaacaaaacaaaaaaaccaaaaagatggaaaagaagacAGGGGTACAGGCACCAGTGTTACATGTCTGACGGGGAACATCTATTCTTCAAAGCTTGCAGCTGTACACCTAGGTTTTAGAATGTCTGTCAGCAGTGGACATGATCTTAGAGTGGGCTGTGCAGACAGACCTTTCCGGGTCATGCGATTGGATTAAGTTAATGGTAATTAAGGTGCATGTAACTGATTAGGTTAGGGTACGTTCCACGTCAGGTGACCAGAGGCAGTATAAAAGGcagcctggaaagcagaggtCCCTCTCCGCCCCTTCCTCCGTCTTCCTGGATGCTGCATCGCTTCCAGCGGGGCTGCTCCAGCAGCTGCCCATCTCAGCGCCAGCCGGGGAAAGAAAGTAGACCGGTAATTTCAGGTTCGTTTCACTGAACAGTTGTTTGTTTCCCGCAATCCctgaggggtggggggaaaagagacaaaggagactgAAAGAAACCGATCACACTGGGGCTTGCTGATGGGGTAGGATGTGCTTGCTCTCGTTTCCAGTAATTCTTGGAAGAGAAAACGAGAAAACATTTCCGTCTCCATGGGTGGGATAAGACCAAGATGGGAATGCGAAAAGAAATGAACTGCAGCACGCTGAATGGGTGGGTAAATGGAAAAAGGACTTTGGAAAAAAAAGGGTGGTTTGCCCTTCAGCCGTGTAAGAAATCGATACGATATGGCACGTGTTCACTGTTTGTTTAGATGAATTCGTGTGGCATGTGTAAAATACCAGAACAATAAATAAAGAGGGGCTGGAGCGAAAGCCAGAAAGCTAGAACAGGAAAGACCATCACCTGCTATTGTGGTAGAGAGGAAGATAACTTCTCTCTATGAATTTGTGTTTGGAAGTCGCCTAATGAAATGGCAAGAGTAGCGATTCAAGTTGTGACGGGAAGCGTCCCTTATCCCTGATTTCAAACAGACCTGCCAAAGGGTGACATAGGCCATGCCCTGTGGCTTCGATCGTTCTGTCCGTCAGGGAGCTAGAATCATCGGGTCTTCTACCGGAGTGAATCGTGATAGACCTAAGTCCAGTCTCCAGAATCAGTTGTTTGTTTGGGGTTGAA contains these protein-coding regions:
- the LOC129043069 gene encoding protein FAM90A3-like, producing the protein MGIRKRARKSFRASDSLPQKLPDAQESDFRWDVNRKLGNYCQKEHDHNEPKRVEGNDVRPESSENGHRGSAVQFTVVSKRLLEEKTHEGVVRVLCRQTYGGEEREALKMDHGRDCMSRRISLLTLRPTWRYSKYGPIKRSDRLVVRSAHHRTGKELAGGFLWGMKTMARRDPKTGANRLVRAQTLQKQRRAPVGPRAPPPDEEDPRLKCKNCGAFGHTARSTRCPMKCWNAALVPQTFGKKEGKENLKPWKPRIEAKPGPLNKDKGEKEERPRQQDPQRKALLHIFSGKPPEKPLPNRKGSTESSDYLRVASGQMPVHATSKRPRVDPVLTDRSATQMSDRGSALASLSPLRKASRSSSSSLGAKERQTGAAADIPQPAVRHQGPEPLLVVKPTHSSPEGGCREVPQAASKTHGLLQAISPQAQDQLPAVTSQPCPPAPTQGLGLGSNLSFRPGAKRPAQAPIQACPNFPKKPRLGRFQIPENATQGVELGAPENLQPPPAATELGPSRSPQMGRRTPAQVPSVDRQPPHSRPCLPTAQACTMSHHPAASYDPAQPLRVLFRRLENGCWSSSLLTAPSFHSPEKPGAFLAQSPRVSEKSEGPCVRVPPSVLYEDLRVSSSSEDSDSDLE